In the genome of Vicia villosa cultivar HV-30 ecotype Madison, WI linkage group LG7, Vvil1.0, whole genome shotgun sequence, one region contains:
- the LOC131616355 gene encoding pentatricopeptide repeat-containing protein At3g04760, chloroplastic-like — protein sequence MNLKLQLQQQPTTSSLLSMTTFSTEFLSHTLNFRNHPNRTSRHSNPNSIVTSSTPLLNEGNINNNQRTPINQEQFRVNETRPKLVQNCDFRDTNSIKALDKSCKSGKYDESLYLLQRMVNRGFKPDVFLCTKLIKGLFNSKKIEKAIQVMEILEKHGEPDVFAYNAVLNGFCKADRVDAANKVLDKMKKRGFFPNVVAYNILIGNLCGKGKLDLALRVMDQLLKDNCRPDVVTYNNLIEATINEGGIDEAMKLLDEMLSRGLRPNASTYNVVVNGMCREGLLDRTFEYLDKMISDGRLPDISCYDSILASLCKNGHVGEALHIFKKLSEVGCPPDASSYNTLFGALWSSGNEIRALWMILEMLSKGIDPNEITYNSLISRLCKDGLVDQAIELLADMMESRKFQPTVISYNAVIRGLCKVQRVIDAIEVLAAMNQRGCLPNETTYTLLIRGIGIGGWRNDAMELANSLVNLDAISEDSFKRLNRTFPTIDAHKELAISE from the coding sequence ATGAATCTCAAACTACAACTGCAACAACAACCGACAACATCATCGTTACTATCAATGACAACATTTTCAACTGAATTCTTGTCACACACTCTCAATTTCAGAAACCACCCAAACCGCACCTCTCGCCACTCAAATCCCAATTCCATCGTCACTTCCTCAACCCCACTTCTAAACGAAGGCAACATTAATAATAATCAAAGAACACCAATCAACCAAGAACAATTCAGGGTCAATGAAACAAGGCCAAAACTGGTTCAAAATTGCGACTTTCGAGACACCAATTCCATCAAAGCTCTCGACAAGTCATGCAAATCAGGTAAATACGACGAGTCTCTCTACTTACTTCAGCGAATGGTTAATAGGGGTTTTAAACCTGATGTTTTTCTTTGCACAAAATTGATTAAGGGTTTATTCAATTCTAAGAAAATCGAGAAAGCTATTCAAGTTATGGAGATTTTGGAAAAACACGGTGAGCCTGATGTTTTCGCTTATAATGCTGTTCTAAATGGGTTTTGTAAAGCTGATAGAGTTGATGCTGCTAATAAGGTGCTTGATAAAATGAAAAAGAGAGGTTTTTTTCCTAATGTTGTTGCTTATAATATTCTTATTGGGAATCTTTGTGGGAAGGGTAAACTTGATTTGGCTTTAAGAGTTATGGATCAGTTGTTGAAAGATAATTGTAGGCCAGATGTTGTAACTTATAATAATCTGATTGAAGCAACTATTAACGAAGGTGGTATCGACGAAGCTATGAAGCTTTTGGATGAGATGTTGTCGAGAGGGCTTCGACCTAATGCGAGTACTTACAATGTTGTTGTTAATGGTATGTGTAGAGAAGGGTTGTTGGATAGAACTTTTGAGTATTTGGATAAAATGATATCAGATGGTCGTTTGCCTGATATTAGTTGCTATGACTCGATCTTGGCTTCTCTGTGTAAGAATGGACATGTTGGTGAAGCTTTGCACATCTTTAAGAAGCTCAGTGAAGTGGGCTGTCCTCCAGATGCAAGTTCTTATAATACATTGTTTGGTGCATTGTGGAGCAGTGGCAATGAAATTAGAGCGTTATGGATGATTCTAGAGATGTTAAGCAAAGGCATTGATCCTAATGAGATCACCTATAATTCACTTATTTCTCGCTTGTGCAAAGATGGATTGGTGGATCAGGCAATTGAGTTGCTGGCTGACATGATGGAGAGTCGCAAGTTTCAGCCTACTGTTATTAGTTACAATGCTGTTATTCGTGGATTGTGCAAGGTGCAAAGAGTCATAGATGCTATTGAGGTGCTTGCTGCTATGAATCAGAGAGGATGCTTGCCAAATGAAACAACCTACACATTGTTGATTCGAGGGATTGGTATTGGAGGATGGCGAAATGACGCTATGGAGTTGGCTAACTCACTTGTTAACTTGGATGCTATTTCGGAAGATTCATTCAAACGTTTGAATAGAACATTTCCTACTATTGATGCGCACAAAGAGCTTGCAATATCTGAATGA